In a genomic window of Phyllostomus discolor isolate MPI-MPIP mPhyDis1 chromosome 5, mPhyDis1.pri.v3, whole genome shotgun sequence:
- the LRRC42 gene encoding leucine-rich repeat-containing protein 42, with the protein MSYYLNSENHLDPGPIYVRENGQLHMVNLALDGVRSSLQKPRPFRLFPKGFSVELCMNREDDTAQKEKTDHFIFTYTREGNLRYSAKSLFSLVLGFISDNVDHIDSLIGFPEQIAEKLFSAAEARQKFTEPGAGLRALQKFTEAYGSLVLCSLCLRNRYLVISEKLEEIKSFRELTCLDLSCCKLGDEHELLEHLTNEALSSVTQLHLKDNCLSDAGVRKMTAPVRVMNRGLENLTLLDLSCNPEITDAGIGYLFSFRKLNCLDISGTGLKDVKAVKHKLQTHIGLVHSKVPLKEFDHSNCKTEGWADQIVLQWERVTSEAVKPGQALEPRKAAQHFYGKRARTETPVKCPLADPHMNSSEKLQFYREKAPDCHGPLLKCEAISSQESKKTKKRGFEEPEKEQSNSSQSSKQKYVCLAVEDWDLLNSY; encoded by the exons ATGTCTTACTACCTCAACTCAGAAAACCACCTGGACCCAGGGCCCATCTATGTGCGAGAGAATGGGCAGCTGCACATGGTCAATTTGGCCTTGGATGGTGTCAGGAGTAGCCTCCAGAAACCAAGGCCTTTCCGACTGTTTCCCAAAGGCTTTTCTGTGGAGTTATGCATGAACAGGGAAGATGATACTGCGCAGAAAGAGAAGACTGATCATTTCATCTTCACATACACCCGGGAGGGGAATCTTCGGTACTCCGCCAAATCCCTCTTCAGCCTGGTCCTGGGCTTCATCTCCGACAACGTTGATCACATTGATTCCCTTATTGGCTTTCCTGAGCAGATTGCTGAAAAGCTGTTCTCTGCTGCCGAAGCCAGACAGAAATTCACAGAGCCTGGTGCAGGGCTGAGAGCTTTACAGAAATTCACGGAGGCCTATGGAAGCCTGGTGCTTTGCTCCCTGTGTTTGCGAAACAG ATATCTGGTGATTTCAGAAAAACTTGAGGAGATTAAGTCTTTCCGGGAGTTGACCTGCCTGGATCTTTCCTGTTGCAAGCTTGGAGATGAGCATGAACTTCTAGAACATCTCACCAATGAGGCCCTATCTAG tgtAACTCAGCTCCACCTGAAGGATAATTGTTTATCCGATGCCGGGGTACGGAAAATGACAGCGCCCGTTCGAGTGATGAACAGAGGCCTTGAAAATCTAACGTTACTAGACTTATCTT GTAACCCCGAGATCACAGATGCAGGAATCGGAtacctcttttcttttagaaaactaAACTGCTTAGATATCTCTGGGACAGGGCTTAAG GACGTCAAAGCTGTCAAACACAAGCTCCAGACGCACATAGGCCTTGTCCACTCCAAAGTGCCTTTGAAGGAGTTCGATCACAGTAACTGCAAGACTGAGGGCTGGGCCGACCAG atTGTTCTGCAGTGGGAGCGTGTGACTTCAGAAGCTGTGAAGCCAGGACAAGCCTTAGAACCTCGAAAGGCAGCTCAGCACTTCT ATGGGAAGCGGGCGCGAACAGAAACCCCGGTGAAGTGTCCCCTGGCAGACCCCCACATGAACTCTTCTGAGAAACTTCAGTTCTATAGAGAGAAAGCCCCAGACTGCCACGGGCCATTGTTGAAATGTGAAGCTATCTCAAGCCAGGAGTCAAAGAAGACCAAGAAGAGAGGTTTTGAGGAGCCAGAAAAGGAACAGAGTAATTCTTCACAGTCTTCAAAGCAGAAATATGTGTGTCTTGCTGTGGAAGACTGGGACTTGTTAAATTCCTATTGA